The Allorhodopirellula heiligendammensis genome includes a window with the following:
- the pth gene encoding aminoacyl-tRNA hydrolase, with the protein MKLVVGLGNPGRKYEQTRHNIGFMVAAQLCREHGGSTTSKKFDGEICEIRIGSEKTLVLCPHTYMNASGQSVRKAFDFYKLNPEDVILICDDLNLASGRIRVRRGGSAGGQKGLADTIAHLGTEQFPRLRIGIDRPPAKWQVTDYVLGNFSEEEKPNIDLAVMRSCDAISCWITEGIGEAMSRFNSHAA; encoded by the coding sequence GTGAAATTGGTTGTGGGACTGGGGAATCCCGGTCGCAAGTACGAACAAACACGCCATAACATCGGATTCATGGTCGCCGCCCAGTTGTGCCGCGAGCATGGTGGGTCGACTACCAGTAAAAAATTCGATGGCGAAATCTGCGAAATCCGCATCGGCTCCGAAAAGACGTTGGTGCTGTGCCCGCATACTTACATGAACGCGAGTGGACAGAGTGTCCGTAAGGCGTTCGATTTTTATAAACTTAATCCTGAGGATGTAATCTTAATTTGTGACGATTTGAATCTGGCCAGCGGGCGAATTCGCGTCCGTCGCGGCGGTTCAGCAGGAGGCCAAAAAGGTCTCGCCGATACGATCGCTCATTTGGGGACAGAACAATTCCCCAGGCTGCGCATCGGAATCGACCGCCCACCGGCCAAATGGCAAGTCACTGATTATGTTCTTGGTAACTTTAGCGAAGAGGAAAAACCGAATATCGATCTCGCGGTCATGCGATCATGCGACGCGATATCATGCTGGATAACTGAGGGCATCGGCGAAGCAATGAGCCGGTTTAACTCCCACGCAGCATAA
- the hisH gene encoding imidazole glycerol phosphate synthase subunit HisH codes for MITIVDYQMGNLRSVQKAVERAGVPATITSDPMEIASAERLILPGVGAFGDAIAEIRSRDLESPIKDFLAADRPFLGICLGLQMLFEQGYEHGTHEGLGVIAGDVAKFSLPPHFKVPHMGWNTVDIGPAGVDLDISAQTHFYFVHSYFVRPTDASVVALTCDYGGPFCAAIRRGNLLATQFHPEKSQQAGLQLIERFAHGNLTSPSTATSS; via the coding sequence ATGATTACCATTGTCGACTATCAGATGGGGAACCTGCGGAGCGTCCAGAAGGCGGTCGAGCGGGCCGGCGTGCCAGCGACGATCACCAGCGACCCCATGGAGATCGCGTCCGCCGAGCGTTTGATTCTGCCCGGCGTGGGAGCATTCGGTGACGCGATCGCGGAAATCCGCAGCCGCGATCTGGAGTCACCGATTAAAGATTTTCTGGCAGCGGACCGACCCTTCCTCGGCATTTGCCTGGGGCTGCAGATGCTCTTCGAACAAGGCTACGAGCACGGTACCCACGAGGGTCTTGGCGTGATTGCGGGTGACGTCGCTAAATTCTCACTGCCGCCGCATTTCAAGGTACCCCACATGGGCTGGAATACCGTCGATATCGGCCCTGCCGGAGTGGATCTAGACATCTCCGCACAAACACACTTTTATTTCGTGCACTCTTATTTTGTGCGGCCGACCGACGCCAGCGTCGTAGCCCTGACATGCGACTACGGCGGTCCATTCTGCGCGGCGATTCGCCGAGGCAATCTGCTCGCGACTCAGTTTCATCCGGAGAAGAGCCAACAGGCCGGATTGCAATTGATCGAACGTTTCGCCCACGGCAACCTGACCTCTCCATCAACCGCGACCAGCTCATGA
- the sthA gene encoding Si-specific NAD(P)(+) transhydrogenase: MSSTSTPIDNVETAASDDARESAVSAPITQPMPHAERAKYDYDLFVIGTGPGGEGAAMQVAKGGWRVGVAERYRQIGGGCTHWGTIPSKALRYAVTSTMKALSNPVMRELGFTVSPTMEQLRRGTQAIIGRQVTMRQSFYDRNNVPIHRGQARFLDEHTVSIDNGEPITAAHFVISTGSRPYRPSDVDFTHRRIFDSDTILDMEDKPTTITVYGAGVVGTEYASMFRNLGIKVNLVNTREKLLEFLDDEIIDALSYHLRDQGVIIRHNETMDRIEGRDDGVVLHLKSGKVLKSDVFLWANGRQGNTDDLGLQHLPIEADRRGQIQVDEQFQTCLPHIYAVGDVIGIPSLASAAYTQGRAAGMHMLGHTSGNLRLNDIPAGIYTSPEISSVGSTERELTEQCVPYEVGHSQFRSLARAQITGETVGMLKLLFHRETKRLLGVHCFGANASEIVHIGQAIMNQPDEHNTVEYFIETTFNYPTMAEAYRVAALNGINRLF, encoded by the coding sequence TTGAGCTCGACCAGCACACCGATCGACAACGTTGAGACCGCCGCGAGTGACGACGCTCGTGAGTCTGCAGTCTCTGCCCCGATAACGCAACCGATGCCGCATGCGGAACGTGCGAAATACGATTACGACTTGTTCGTGATCGGCACGGGCCCAGGCGGCGAAGGGGCAGCCATGCAAGTTGCCAAAGGTGGTTGGCGAGTGGGCGTCGCCGAGCGATACCGCCAAATCGGTGGTGGTTGTACGCATTGGGGCACCATCCCTAGCAAAGCCCTTCGCTACGCAGTCACCAGTACGATGAAAGCGTTATCCAATCCGGTGATGCGGGAACTCGGTTTCACCGTCTCGCCGACGATGGAGCAACTCCGCCGGGGAACCCAAGCGATCATCGGGCGTCAGGTCACCATGCGACAGTCGTTCTACGATCGCAATAATGTGCCGATCCATCGAGGGCAGGCTCGATTTCTCGATGAGCACACGGTTTCTATCGATAACGGAGAACCGATCACAGCGGCGCATTTTGTAATCTCAACAGGGTCACGACCCTATCGTCCCTCCGATGTCGACTTTACTCACCGGCGGATCTTCGACAGTGATACCATCCTCGATATGGAGGATAAACCGACTACGATCACCGTGTACGGCGCCGGCGTTGTCGGCACCGAATACGCATCGATGTTCCGCAACCTCGGCATCAAAGTCAATCTCGTCAACACTCGCGAAAAGCTGCTCGAGTTTCTCGACGATGAGATTATCGACGCGCTATCGTATCATTTGCGCGATCAAGGCGTCATCATTCGGCACAACGAAACCATGGATCGCATTGAGGGCCGTGACGACGGCGTTGTCTTACACCTCAAGAGCGGCAAGGTATTGAAGTCCGACGTCTTCCTCTGGGCCAACGGGCGGCAAGGCAACACAGACGATCTTGGTTTGCAGCATTTACCAATTGAAGCGGATCGGCGTGGGCAGATACAAGTCGACGAGCAGTTTCAAACCTGCCTGCCGCATATTTACGCCGTCGGCGATGTTATCGGCATTCCCTCCTTGGCGAGTGCCGCCTACACGCAGGGCCGTGCCGCAGGCATGCACATGCTCGGTCACACAAGTGGAAATCTGCGTTTGAACGACATTCCCGCTGGAATCTACACCAGCCCCGAGATCAGTTCCGTCGGCAGTACCGAACGGGAACTCACCGAGCAATGCGTGCCATACGAAGTTGGGCACTCACAGTTTCGCTCTCTCGCCCGCGCACAGATCACCGGTGAAACAGTTGGTATGCTCAAGCTGCTCTTTCACCGTGAGACGAAACGCCTGTTGGGAGTGCACTGTTTCGGGGCCAACGCGTCTGAGATTGTCCATATTGGTCAAGCGATTATGAATCAACCCGATGAACATAACACGGTTGAATACTTCATTGAGACGACCTTCAATTATCCCACCATGGCCGAGGCCTACCGCGTCGCGGCGCTCAACGGCATCAACCGTCTGTTCTGA
- a CDS encoding serine/threonine-protein kinase, with product MSEFECLGPYKLGKVIGRGGMGSVYEATHVTSGDQVAVKLIAQHVADDMRFRRRFDAEVETLRRLRHPGIVHLIGYGEESGRLFYAMELVRGESLQQRIRDVKRMSWLPAVDIAIQITSALKHAHDMGVIHRDLKPANLLLTAANEVKIVDFGIAKLFGYGDQTLAGSVLGTADYMAPEQAGDGPITPRTDLYALGSVMYAMMAGRSPFAGKKLTQVIEALQQDQAVPLDLINPDIPHEVVEIVHDLLEKDTRDRPPTAIAVNKRLKATRAGLQRGQTVSVQDQTTRNESDRHNGTNASVDSGSPDLTGGLHGDELNIAGSGTAQKNLDDARDGSSVSNSSGVFLSRGDDRATAGTDIPNNTGSRTDDSETASPTQSPTSFQTVEQDHSNDGYFHGDVTPAPTHHWLQIASFTAMLAILAGGVYLFLRATRVPSADSMYATLQTAAREDELTLNESLMDRFLVHYPDSEHVHQVERWKQQADLERTLKRFATRSRRLGGVEKLNPAAQTFIEAMELRTTSPVEAKKKLLAWQVLFTDDQATPSAADDELEQVDPLLAIDHLAKLVREELLRLDDQDAPLLETDRRVEMLQKRIQASGQMSPEKRTKLLRSVIELYGNHSWARPVVDQAAAMLATPAENVELIPSDPDMQ from the coding sequence ATGAGCGAATTCGAGTGCCTCGGACCCTATAAACTGGGAAAGGTCATCGGTCGGGGTGGAATGGGCTCCGTCTACGAGGCGACGCATGTCACCTCCGGCGATCAAGTTGCTGTCAAATTGATCGCACAACATGTCGCCGACGATATGCGATTCCGCCGCCGTTTTGACGCCGAAGTCGAAACGCTCCGCCGCCTTCGCCATCCTGGCATCGTTCATTTAATCGGTTATGGCGAAGAATCAGGTCGCTTGTTCTATGCGATGGAACTGGTCCGGGGTGAATCACTGCAACAGCGCATCCGTGATGTTAAGCGTATGAGTTGGCTGCCCGCGGTCGACATTGCGATTCAGATCACCTCTGCGCTCAAACATGCCCACGATATGGGTGTGATTCATCGTGACCTCAAACCGGCGAATTTGCTGTTAACAGCAGCGAATGAAGTCAAAATTGTGGATTTCGGTATCGCTAAACTGTTTGGGTACGGTGACCAGACGCTCGCCGGTTCTGTACTCGGTACCGCCGACTACATGGCGCCCGAACAAGCTGGTGATGGACCGATCACGCCACGGACAGATTTGTACGCCTTGGGCAGTGTGATGTACGCCATGATGGCGGGTCGGTCCCCGTTCGCAGGCAAGAAACTGACGCAGGTCATCGAGGCACTCCAACAGGACCAGGCCGTGCCGCTGGATTTGATCAATCCAGATATCCCGCACGAAGTCGTTGAGATTGTTCACGATCTGCTCGAAAAAGATACTCGCGATCGACCGCCAACGGCGATTGCGGTCAATAAGCGACTCAAAGCGACGCGGGCAGGGCTGCAGAGGGGACAGACGGTATCCGTGCAGGATCAAACGACTCGAAACGAGTCCGACAGGCACAATGGCACAAACGCTAGTGTTGATAGCGGGTCACCCGATCTGACTGGTGGGCTGCACGGCGATGAGCTCAATATCGCCGGCAGCGGTACGGCACAAAAGAACTTGGACGACGCCCGTGACGGATCTTCCGTTTCAAATTCGAGCGGCGTCTTTTTAAGCCGTGGCGACGATCGTGCCACCGCAGGTACCGACATTCCCAATAACACCGGCAGCCGAACGGATGACAGCGAGACCGCGTCACCCACGCAGTCACCGACCAGTTTTCAGACCGTGGAGCAGGACCATTCCAATGATGGCTATTTCCATGGCGACGTCACTCCCGCGCCCACGCACCATTGGTTACAGATCGCGTCCTTCACAGCAATGCTTGCAATTCTGGCGGGCGGCGTCTATCTGTTCCTGCGTGCTACTCGCGTTCCTTCGGCGGATTCAATGTACGCCACGCTACAGACCGCTGCGCGAGAGGACGAGCTGACCTTGAATGAATCGCTGATGGATCGATTTCTCGTACACTATCCTGACAGCGAACACGTCCACCAGGTCGAGCGGTGGAAACAGCAAGCTGACCTCGAACGAACTCTGAAACGCTTCGCAACGCGTTCGCGAAGACTCGGAGGCGTGGAGAAGCTCAATCCAGCGGCCCAGACGTTCATCGAGGCAATGGAACTGCGGACGACCTCGCCTGTCGAGGCGAAAAAAAAGCTCCTCGCCTGGCAGGTATTGTTCACGGACGACCAAGCAACGCCGAGCGCCGCGGATGATGAACTCGAACAGGTTGATCCATTGCTCGCTATCGACCACTTGGCCAAGCTCGTCCGCGAAGAATTGCTACGACTGGACGATCAAGACGCCCCCCTTCTGGAAACGGATCGGCGAGTTGAGATGCTGCAAAAACGGATCCAGGCCAGCGGGCAGATGAGCCCTGAAAAACGCACCAAATTGTTGCGTAGTGTCATTGAGCTATACGGCAATCACAGCTGGGCTCGACCCGTCGTCGATCAGGCCGCCGCGATGCTCGCGACTCCTGCGGAGAATGTGGAACTCATCCCCAGCGACCCCGATATGCAGTGA
- a CDS encoding carbon-nitrogen hydrolase family protein: MLLACVQTDVQFASVEANLKTVTDTLDQLANQHVELAVFPECMLTGYAFESRSDASAVAVRDNGPEIEKIVATAKRTGVALTVGTLLAEGEQLYNAALLIDGSGIVGRYHKVHLPHLGVDRFVDRGKIPYQAYTLDQSGARVGMAICYDSSFPEPMRVLGLQGADIIALGTNWPVAASRTAEIVPPARSMENHLFFVAANRIGSERGFDFCGLSSICGPDGVELARAAGDEPTILLADVDLQAARNKRIERTPGKHVIDRFADRRPEFYDMITTSLDKPGSR; this comes from the coding sequence ATGTTGCTCGCCTGCGTCCAGACCGACGTCCAATTTGCCTCCGTAGAGGCGAATTTGAAGACCGTGACCGACACGCTTGATCAACTGGCGAACCAACACGTGGAATTGGCCGTTTTTCCTGAATGCATGTTAACCGGATACGCGTTCGAGAGTCGATCCGACGCCAGTGCTGTAGCCGTACGGGACAATGGTCCTGAAATCGAAAAAATCGTCGCAACTGCCAAACGGACTGGCGTTGCGCTGACCGTCGGCACGCTACTGGCCGAGGGCGAACAGCTCTACAACGCCGCCCTTTTGATTGACGGCAGCGGCATCGTGGGACGTTACCACAAGGTACACCTGCCGCATCTCGGTGTGGATCGCTTTGTCGACCGGGGTAAGATTCCCTATCAAGCCTACACTCTCGACCAGAGCGGCGCGCGTGTCGGGATGGCGATCTGCTACGACAGTTCCTTTCCCGAGCCCATGCGAGTGCTGGGACTCCAAGGCGCCGACATCATTGCCCTGGGGACGAACTGGCCGGTTGCCGCTTCCCGCACGGCCGAGATCGTTCCGCCTGCCCGGAGTATGGAAAATCACCTGTTCTTCGTCGCCGCCAATCGCATCGGCTCAGAACGAGGCTTTGATTTTTGCGGACTCAGCTCGATCTGTGGCCCCGATGGAGTGGAACTCGCCCGGGCCGCCGGCGATGAGCCCACCATTCTGCTGGCAGACGTTGACCTGCAGGCGGCGAGAAACAAGCGAATTGAACGCACCCCGGGGAAACACGTCATCGATCGCTTTGCCGATCGTCGCCCTGAATTCTACGATATGATCACGACGTCTCTCGATAAGCCCGGCAGCCGGTAA
- the pyrE gene encoding orotate phosphoribosyltransferase, translated as MPADASLKPLIDLMQKEALQRGEFTLASGKTASYYLDCRRVTLHPQGAGLIGNAMLNFIGKQGTVSGDMPDAVGGMAIGADPITASIVTIAGGQEIDLYGFMVRKEAKDHGMGRQVEGPVEPGQNVVIVEDVITSGGSAIQAAEAAQAFGLNVMYVLAIIDRLAGGEAAFAAKGLQLHSLLTIRDFGIEPE; from the coding sequence ATGCCTGCCGACGCTAGCCTAAAACCCTTGATCGATCTCATGCAGAAAGAGGCACTTCAGCGCGGTGAGTTCACGCTTGCCAGTGGAAAAACGGCAAGTTATTACCTCGATTGTCGTCGCGTGACGCTCCATCCCCAGGGTGCTGGGTTGATTGGCAACGCGATGTTGAACTTCATTGGAAAACAGGGCACGGTCAGTGGCGATATGCCCGATGCGGTCGGCGGGATGGCCATTGGTGCTGACCCGATCACCGCTTCGATTGTCACCATCGCCGGCGGCCAAGAAATCGATTTGTACGGGTTTATGGTTCGCAAGGAGGCCAAGGACCATGGGATGGGCCGCCAAGTCGAGGGGCCCGTTGAGCCTGGCCAGAACGTAGTCATCGTCGAAGACGTGATCACCAGCGGCGGTAGTGCGATCCAAGCTGCCGAGGCAGCTCAGGCGTTTGGGCTCAACGTGATGTATGTTCTCGCCATTATCGATCGTCTGGCCGGGGGGGAGGCCGCGTTTGCCGCCAAGGGGCTGCAACTGCATTCCCTCCTGACGATTCGAGACTTCGGCATCGAGCCTGAATGA
- the ssb gene encoding single-stranded DNA-binding protein, with protein MASYNRVMLMGNLTRDIELRYLPSGMAVSEFGLAVNDKRKNSEGQWVEDVNFFDITLYGRTAEVASEYLSKGSPIFIEGRLKHDTWEKDGQKRSKVKVIGERMQMIGGRGESGGHGGAVHESSPAPQRYVNANNDSGAPPASPAQQPRDAQPTGNGPGYDEPEIPF; from the coding sequence ATGGCAAGTTATAACCGCGTAATGTTGATGGGGAATTTAACCCGCGACATCGAGCTGCGCTATTTGCCCAGCGGCATGGCGGTCTCCGAATTTGGCTTGGCAGTCAACGATAAACGCAAGAACAGCGAGGGGCAGTGGGTTGAAGATGTCAACTTCTTCGACATCACCCTCTACGGACGTACAGCGGAAGTCGCTAGCGAGTATCTGTCCAAAGGCAGTCCTATTTTCATCGAAGGTCGGTTGAAGCACGACACGTGGGAAAAAGACGGCCAAAAACGCTCGAAAGTCAAGGTGATTGGTGAGCGGATGCAGATGATCGGCGGTCGTGGCGAGAGCGGTGGCCACGGTGGTGCGGTCCATGAGTCGAGCCCCGCCCCACAACGCTACGTCAATGCAAACAATGACTCCGGTGCGCCGCCAGCGTCACCGGCCCAACAACCACGCGACGCCCAGCCAACCGGTAACGGACCTGGCTACGACGAACCCGAAATTCCATTCTAA
- a CDS encoding sugar phosphate isomerase/epimerase family protein: MSAIPRRHFLSAAAGAGVLSATVRSSSAIDQAGNPVEKLEKQHPQTPPLSLNTSTIRGHKLSLPEQIRVTSAAGYDAIEPWIGDIRSYVDGGGTLGELRRQLDDAGLELAGAIGFAKWIANDDSERAAGLDEARRDMEMVRSLGGVRMAAPPIGAHTAQALAASGPIELQVVGERYRALLEVGDELGVTPLLELWGFSPTLSRLEELAYVATATAHRRAAVLPDFYHIYKGGSDMASLGMIEASRMPLFHINDYPSDPPRATISDKDRVFPGDGVCPLVPTIAMLLTNGFTGTFSLELFNPGYWKRPAEQVAKEGYEKSRAVIHEALQVVSNA; encoded by the coding sequence ATGTCAGCTATCCCCCGCCGTCACTTTCTCTCCGCCGCCGCTGGGGCGGGTGTACTCAGCGCCACGGTCCGCTCTTCGTCGGCAATCGACCAGGCCGGAAACCCTGTCGAGAAGCTCGAGAAACAACACCCACAAACGCCTCCACTCTCGCTCAATACGAGCACGATTCGCGGCCACAAGCTCTCCCTGCCTGAACAGATTCGCGTCACATCGGCTGCCGGTTACGACGCGATTGAGCCCTGGATCGGCGACATACGTAGCTACGTCGACGGCGGCGGAACGCTCGGGGAATTGCGGCGGCAACTCGACGATGCGGGGCTCGAACTCGCTGGCGCTATCGGGTTTGCTAAATGGATTGCCAATGATGACAGTGAGCGTGCAGCAGGACTCGACGAGGCCCGGCGTGACATGGAAATGGTCCGCAGTCTGGGCGGCGTCCGCATGGCCGCTCCGCCGATTGGTGCGCACACGGCGCAGGCGCTTGCCGCCTCCGGCCCGATCGAATTGCAGGTCGTCGGCGAGCGGTATCGAGCGTTACTGGAGGTCGGCGATGAACTGGGCGTGACGCCACTGCTCGAACTGTGGGGATTCTCGCCAACCCTCAGTCGTCTGGAGGAACTCGCCTACGTCGCCACGGCGACAGCGCACCGGCGCGCCGCGGTGCTGCCGGATTTCTATCACATCTACAAAGGCGGCAGCGACATGGCGTCGCTAGGCATGATCGAAGCGTCTCGGATGCCACTGTTTCACATCAACGACTACCCCAGTGATCCACCCCGTGCCACCATCAGCGACAAGGACCGCGTCTTTCCCGGTGACGGCGTTTGTCCCTTGGTGCCCACCATCGCAATGCTACTGACAAATGGTTTCACTGGCACATTTTCGCTGGAACTGTTCAACCCCGGCTACTGGAAACGCCCCGCTGAGCAGGTTGCCAAGGAGGGCTATGAGAAATCTCGCGCGGTCATTCATGAGGCCCTCCAGGTGGTCTCTAACGCGTGA
- the rpsF gene encoding 30S ribosomal protein S6 — protein MANVKTYETLFILDSNHYARDPGGVSKQLEELVAEAGGEVLVSRMWMEQKLAYPIDKHQKGTYYLIYFSMDGPNLPKLARSLTLNESVIRELTIRLDPRLVEPILANARGEHFTGPHGDDAADLDGDDGSDAADESSDEPAVADA, from the coding sequence GTGGCTAACGTCAAAACCTACGAAACATTGTTTATCCTCGACAGCAATCACTACGCCCGTGATCCGGGTGGCGTGAGCAAGCAGTTGGAGGAGCTCGTCGCCGAAGCCGGTGGCGAAGTGCTCGTCAGCCGGATGTGGATGGAGCAAAAGCTCGCCTATCCAATCGACAAGCACCAAAAAGGTACTTACTACCTCATCTACTTCAGCATGGATGGACCGAACCTGCCGAAGCTGGCCCGTTCGCTCACACTCAATGAGTCCGTCATCCGCGAATTGACCATTCGCTTGGATCCACGACTGGTCGAGCCTATCCTTGCCAATGCACGGGGCGAGCACTTCACAGGCCCCCATGGCGACGATGCCGCTGACCTAGATGGTGACGACGGTAGCGATGCCGCTGACGAAAGCTCCGACGAGCCTGCCGTCGCCGACGCCTGA
- the rplI gene encoding 50S ribosomal protein L9: MSKAATRRSNSHFKRLPKGNNGGIQLLLIHNVEHLGKQGDLVEVKPGFAMNFLLPQGLATIATDHHKRMVEKHREKLREIEIQKLQSYQDQADELAKQSITIEANANDEGHLYGSVGPHEIVDSLKAAGVHLAQDQIRLDGPLKELGLYTVKVHLHSEVQASLKVWVVPTVASESGEPGAE; encoded by the coding sequence ATGTCCAAAGCTGCTACTCGCCGGTCCAACAGCCACTTCAAACGTTTGCCCAAAGGAAACAATGGCGGGATCCAATTGCTGTTGATCCACAACGTCGAACACCTCGGCAAGCAAGGTGACTTGGTCGAAGTCAAACCTGGCTTTGCGATGAATTTCCTGTTGCCACAAGGCCTTGCCACCATCGCCACCGACCACCACAAGCGGATGGTCGAGAAGCACCGCGAAAAACTTCGCGAAATCGAAATCCAAAAGCTCCAAAGCTACCAAGATCAAGCCGACGAATTGGCCAAGCAATCGATCACCATCGAAGCCAACGCCAACGACGAAGGTCACCTCTACGGCAGCGTTGGACCTCACGAAATTGTCGACTCGCTCAAGGCAGCTGGCGTTCATTTGGCTCAAGACCAAATCCGCCTCGATGGCCCGCTGAAAGAGCTTGGCTTGTACACCGTCAAGGTGCACCTGCACAGTGAAGTCCAAGCCAGCCTCAAGGTGTGGGTCGTGCCGACCGTCGCCTCTGAAAGTGGCGAACCCGGTGCTGAGTAA
- a CDS encoding rhodanese-like domain-containing protein, translating into MSDSEQLAIEISVNQLHEMRQANEEFILLDVREPAEYETARIDGSRLLPMSELQARFGELLPHRDDHVVVQCHHGGRSMQVVQALRQAGFSRVQNLAGGIDQWSLQVDDTVPRY; encoded by the coding sequence ATGAGTGATTCTGAACAACTGGCGATCGAAATTTCTGTGAACCAGCTCCATGAAATGAGGCAAGCGAACGAAGAATTCATCCTGCTCGATGTGCGTGAACCGGCGGAATATGAAACAGCTCGAATTGACGGCTCGCGATTGCTGCCGATGAGCGAATTGCAAGCCCGCTTCGGAGAGTTACTACCTCACCGCGACGACCATGTTGTTGTGCAGTGCCACCATGGGGGGCGAAGCATGCAAGTCGTCCAAGCCCTGCGGCAGGCCGGCTTTTCACGCGTGCAAAACCTCGCTGGCGGAATTGATCAGTGGTCGCTCCAGGTCGATGACACGGTGCCTCGATACTGA
- a CDS encoding 50S ribosomal protein L25, with amino-acid sequence MTDVIQATKRDSTGTAATTRLRREGNVPAVLYGHGEANEHLAISAVQVKGLLRHHSKTVTLTGDVNETALVSDMQWDPLGIEVLHLDLIRVNLQEKVEVTVAIETHGEAAGTREGGIFLENLREVDVRCSAGSIPESLVLDVNDLHLGDQATAADLQLPEGVELVTDPETVIAHVEAPRSEAAVEEEDAIGSEPEVISKGGGEEEDEA; translated from the coding sequence ATGACGGACGTCATTCAAGCCACCAAAAGAGACTCTACCGGTACCGCAGCGACGACTCGCCTGCGACGCGAAGGAAACGTCCCCGCCGTCCTTTATGGCCACGGGGAAGCTAACGAGCACCTGGCTATTTCGGCCGTGCAAGTCAAGGGATTGCTGCGACACCACTCCAAGACCGTGACCTTGACCGGCGATGTCAACGAGACTGCCTTGGTCAGCGACATGCAGTGGGATCCGTTGGGTATCGAAGTGCTGCATCTCGACCTGATCCGTGTCAATCTGCAAGAAAAAGTCGAAGTGACTGTCGCCATCGAGACGCACGGCGAAGCAGCAGGGACCCGCGAAGGCGGCATTTTCCTGGAAAATCTTCGTGAAGTTGACGTGCGATGCTCGGCCGGATCGATTCCAGAGAGCCTCGTCCTGGATGTCAACGACCTGCACCTCGGCGACCAAGCCACTGCCGCTGATCTGCAACTGCCCGAGGGTGTCGAATTGGTAACCGATCCCGAAACGGTGATCGCCCACGTCGAAGCACCACGCTCCGAAGCAGCTGTCGAAGAAGAAGATGCCATCGGCAGCGAACCCGAAGTCATCAGCAAGGGTGGTGGCGAAGAAGAAGACGAGGCGTGA
- a CDS encoding YidH family protein, giving the protein MSPSAPEPTIPDRRNELALIRTDLANERTLLAYARTSLMIAGTGATVIKFFGDSRDKIALGITLLIIGVALFVVGVTRFVKQQGRIRGDDG; this is encoded by the coding sequence ATGTCACCGTCTGCACCGGAACCGACCATCCCTGACCGTCGCAATGAACTGGCATTGATCCGCACCGATCTGGCCAATGAGCGGACGTTGCTTGCATACGCGAGAACGTCGCTGATGATTGCTGGGACGGGCGCTACGGTGATTAAGTTTTTTGGTGACAGCCGCGACAAAATTGCCCTCGGCATCACGCTGCTGATCATAGGCGTGGCTCTGTTTGTTGTCGGCGTCACACGTTTCGTCAAACAGCAGGGCCGAATCAGGGGTGATGATGGCTAA